From one Lycium barbarum isolate Lr01 chromosome 6, ASM1917538v2, whole genome shotgun sequence genomic stretch:
- the LOC132644368 gene encoding uncharacterized protein LOC132644368, with protein sequence MNSSFGRFQDFVVGESSRVVEPNVQNSRMHNMVQDAYGMHSDFESGNHGEEAPNEEASRFFEQLKKASQPLYDGSPHSQLSIAVRLLSIKADWNVPQGAIDVVIGLIHELVDPNLEIPENYYKAKRLVSKLGLSSMRIDCCENGCMLYYKDDEGLESCKFCGKARFKRTRSGKRVAVKAMHYLPLTPRLKRLYASNSSAPHMRWHSENRRLPGVMCHPSDGESWKHFDTTYPDFAAEPRNIRLGLCSDGFTPHSVSAAPYSCWPVFLTPYNLPPELWVETFDVSLKQNFNLRATLMWTINDFPAYGMLSGWMTAGKLACPYCMENTKSFTLKHGKTNSWFDCHRQFLPMDHEFRSMKNAFRKNKIERNYPPLRLSGEEIWERVENFPKVTKEPPYKFDGYGLAHNWMKQSIFWELPYWKDNLLRHNVDVMHIEKNYFDNLFNTVMDVKGKTKDNPKARLDLQEYCMCKELWLQDKGNGVFKPKASYSFTMDHKRKICEWVKNLKMPDGYASNLEKRVDMAQGKLHGMKIHDCHVFMETLLPIAFSSLPARIWKPMTKINLFFKDLCSSTLRVDNLDRMHQNIPVITSKLEKILPPGLFDVMEHLPIHLAEEA encoded by the exons ATGAATAGTAgttttggtagatttcaagacttTGTTGTTGGTGAAAGTAGTAGGGTGGTGGAACCTAATGTCCAAAATTCTAGAATGCACAACATGGTTCAAGATGCTTATGGGATGCATTCCGATTTTGAATCCGGTAACCATGGTGAAGAAGCTCCAAATGAAGAAGCTAGTCGTTTTTTTGAACAGTTGAAAAAGGCTAGTCAGCCTTTATATGACGGGAGTCCCCACTCTCAATTGTCTATTGCTGTTAGATTATTAAGCATCAAAGCAGATTGGAATGTTCCTCAAGGTGCAATAGATGTTGTGATTGGCCTTATACATGAATTAGTTGACCCGAATTTAGAGATACCTGAAAATTACTATAAGGCAAAGAGACTAGTGTCTAAGTTAGGACTCTCGTCGATGAGAATTGATTGTTGTGAAAATGGATGCATGTTATACTATAAGGATGACGAAGGTCTAGAATCTTGTAAGTTTTGTGGAAAAGCTCGTTTTAAGCGGACTCGTAGCGGGAAGAGGGTTGCTGTTAAGGCGATGCATTACTTACCTCTTACAccaaggttaaagaggttgtacGCATCAAATAGCTCCGCTCCTCATATGAGATGGCACAGTGAAAATAGAAGGCTgcctggtgttatgtgtcatccatcagACGGAGAGTCTTGGAAACATTTTGACACAACATATCCAGACTTTGCGGCTGAACCACGAAACATTAGGTTGGGTTTATGTTCCGATGGATTCACTCCACATTCTGTTTCTGCTGCACCATATTCTTGCTGGCCTGTTTTTTTAACACCATATAATCTTCCACCTGAGTTGT GGGTTGAGACGTTTGACGTTTCTCTTAAGCAGAATTTTAATTTGCGGGCCACTTTAATGTGGACTATTAATGATTTTCCTGCCTACGGGATGTTGTCTGGGTGGATGACTGCTGGAAAGTTAGCCTGTCCTTACTGCATGGAGAATACTAAATCGTTCACTTTAAAGCATGGCAAAAcaaattcatggtttgattgtcaccGTCAGTTCTTGCCAATGGATCATGAGTTTAGGAGTATGAAAAATGCATTTAGGAAGAACAAAATTGAACGAAACTATCCACCTCTAAGACTTTCAGGAGAGGAAATTTGGGAGAGGGTTGAGAACTTTCCAAAAGTTACTAAAGAACCACCGTACAAGTTCGATGGGTATGGGCTTGCACATAACTGGATGAAACAGAGCATATTTTGGGAGTTACcatattggaaggataatcttctcCGGCATAATGTTGATGTTATGcacattgaaaaaaattactttgataatttaTTCAATACAGTAATGGATGTCAAGGGCAAGACAAAAGATAATCCAAAGGCAAGATTGGACTTACAGGAATATTGTATGTGTAAAGAGTTATGGTTGCAGGACAAAGGGAACGGGGTCTTCAAGCCTAAGGCTAGTTATTCATTCACAATGGATCATAAGCGAAAGATTTGTGAATGGGTTAAGAACTTGAAGATGCCTGATGGGTATGCATCAAATTTGGAAAAACGTGTTGATATGGCGCAAGGAAAGTTACATGGGATGAAAATCCATGATTGTcatgttttcatggaaactttaCTCCCCATTGCATTTAGTAGCTTGCCTGCCCGAATCTGGAAGCCTATGACAAAAATTAATTTGTTCTTCAAAGACTTGTGTTCCAGTACGTTGAGGGTAGACAACCTGGATCGGATGCATCAGAATATTCCTGTAATAACAAGTAAGTTGGAGAAAATTCTTCCACCGGGGCTCTTcgatgtgatggaacatcttccaaTTCACCTTGCGGAGGAAGCTTGA